One Sphingomonas sabuli genomic region harbors:
- a CDS encoding calcium-binding protein, whose amino-acid sequence MNITGTADNDSLFDTSEDDVITGAAGNDEVVVSLGGADTADGGAGFDILTVDYSSVTEAVVMTEPGLTGPVIAGYPAPGGTTFSGSGTGTGFSGGRTNTYSGFDTSQYDELWWGPQGISATVQGNGGLLTFDSISEDGLTMTWTVTSSITSIEYTGPIYIRYVATIVSGSDGWVLAESEGFTGGPLVVASVTGETFVVNQQFVVATAPDGDYQPLNEFYNSLSTPDPGSGQPVQTSVSGVFAFDDGGYSGSIDGGTFGQLDYADFERINVTSGSGNDVLYGLGGIDSLRAGDGNDSLSGGGGDDWLEGGAGDDSIAGGDGADTASYENAAAEVQVNLALGTASGDGTDSLSGIETVVGSAFDDLLVGDAGVNSLIGGGGADTIDGGDGDDVLDGGDGVDTVRYTSALGAVTVSLALGTASGAAGLDSVISFENLVGSAFADTLTGSDDANVINGGAGADSMAGGLGDDLYVVDNAGDLVTEASGAGRDEVRSSITYSLTNNVEDLTLTGAANIDGLGNALNNVIIGNGGNNLLNGRTGADIMRGGGGDDVYIADHVADRAIEAEGAGDDTVRASVDYRLANYVETLILTGTAAIEGIGNGQANTIIGNGADNFIHGGGDADTMRGGGGNDIYVVENSGDRVFENANSGYDSVRSSVSFVLGANIEELVLTGVDAVNGGGNTLDNYMVGNAAANVMAGRDGNDTLIGGGGDDRLEGDAGNDSLSGGNGHDWVEGGAGQDTLNGGAGADLFLFFDGDFSGATPATADRIRDFSQEEGDRIRLNFVDANTTAGGDQAFAFIGTGAFTNSAGQLRYEQVGSSTYVYGDTNGDGFADFAIRVDGNHDFVTGDFIL is encoded by the coding sequence ATGAACATCACCGGTACCGCCGACAACGACAGCCTGTTCGACACGAGCGAAGACGACGTCATCACCGGCGCCGCGGGAAATGATGAGGTCGTCGTCAGCCTGGGCGGGGCAGATACCGCTGACGGTGGCGCCGGGTTCGACATCCTGACGGTGGATTATTCGTCGGTCACCGAAGCGGTGGTGATGACGGAGCCGGGGCTGACCGGTCCGGTGATCGCCGGCTATCCGGCGCCCGGCGGAACGACCTTTTCCGGGTCGGGCACGGGCACCGGTTTCAGCGGCGGGCGGACCAACACCTATTCGGGTTTCGACACCAGCCAGTATGACGAATTGTGGTGGGGGCCGCAGGGCATATCCGCGACCGTCCAGGGCAATGGCGGCCTGCTGACCTTCGATTCCATTTCGGAAGACGGCCTGACCATGACGTGGACTGTCACGTCGTCCATCACGTCGATAGAATATACCGGGCCGATCTACATCCGGTATGTCGCGACGATCGTGTCCGGCTCGGACGGCTGGGTGCTGGCGGAAAGCGAAGGCTTCACCGGCGGGCCGTTGGTGGTCGCGTCCGTGACCGGCGAGACCTTCGTGGTCAACCAGCAGTTCGTGGTCGCGACCGCGCCCGACGGCGATTACCAGCCGCTCAACGAATTCTACAACAGCCTGAGCACCCCCGACCCGGGGTCGGGCCAGCCGGTCCAGACCAGCGTTTCCGGCGTCTTCGCCTTCGACGACGGCGGGTACAGCGGGTCGATCGACGGCGGCACGTTCGGTCAGCTCGACTATGCCGATTTCGAGCGCATCAACGTCACGAGCGGATCGGGCAATGACGTCCTGTACGGCCTGGGCGGGATCGATTCGCTGCGCGCCGGCGATGGCAACGACAGCCTGAGCGGCGGCGGCGGTGACGACTGGCTGGAAGGCGGCGCCGGGGACGACAGCATCGCCGGCGGCGATGGCGCGGATACCGCCAGCTACGAAAATGCCGCGGCCGAAGTGCAGGTCAACCTTGCGCTGGGCACGGCCAGCGGCGACGGGACCGACAGCCTTTCCGGGATCGAGACCGTCGTGGGTTCGGCCTTCGATGACCTGCTGGTCGGCGATGCCGGGGTCAATTCCCTGATCGGCGGCGGCGGCGCGGACACGATCGACGGCGGCGACGGCGACGATGTGCTCGACGGCGGCGACGGCGTGGACACCGTGCGCTACACGTCCGCGCTCGGCGCGGTGACGGTCAGCCTTGCGCTGGGAACGGCCAGCGGCGCGGCGGGCCTTGATTCCGTCATCAGCTTCGAAAACCTGGTCGGTTCGGCCTTCGCCGACACGCTGACCGGCAGCGACGACGCCAACGTCATCAACGGCGGCGCTGGCGCCGACAGCATGGCCGGCGGGCTTGGCGATGACCTGTACGTCGTCGACAACGCCGGAGACCTCGTTACCGAAGCCAGTGGCGCGGGCCGCGACGAGGTCCGTTCGTCCATCACTTATTCGTTGACCAACAATGTCGAGGACCTGACCCTGACCGGCGCGGCGAACATCGACGGGCTGGGCAACGCGCTCAATAACGTGATCATCGGCAACGGCGGCAACAACCTGCTCAACGGTCGCACCGGGGCCGACATCATGCGCGGCGGCGGGGGCGACGATGTCTACATCGCCGACCATGTCGCCGATCGCGCGATCGAGGCCGAGGGCGCCGGCGACGACACGGTCCGCGCATCGGTCGATTACCGGCTGGCCAATTATGTCGAAACGCTGATCCTGACCGGCACCGCCGCGATCGAGGGCATCGGCAACGGCCAGGCCAACACGATCATCGGTAACGGCGCCGACAATTTCATCCATGGCGGCGGCGATGCCGACACCATGCGCGGCGGCGGCGGCAACGACATTTACGTGGTCGAGAACAGCGGCGACCGCGTGTTCGAAAACGCCAACAGCGGCTATGATTCGGTTCGCTCGTCGGTCAGTTTCGTCCTTGGCGCCAACATCGAGGAACTGGTGCTGACCGGTGTCGATGCCGTCAACGGGGGCGGCAACACCCTGGACAATTACATGGTCGGGAATGCCGCCGCCAACGTGATGGCGGGGCGCGACGGCAACGACACGCTGATCGGCGGCGGCGGCGACGATCGCCTGGAAGGCGACGCCGGCAACGACAGCCTGAGCGGGGGCAACGGCCATGACTGGGTCGAGGGCGGCGCCGGGCAGGACACGCTGAACGGCGGCGCGGGCGCCGACCTGTTCCTGTTCTTCGACGGCGATTTCAGCGGCGCGACGCCGGCCACCGCCGACCGCATCCGCGATTTCAGCCAGGAGGAAGGCGACCGCATCCGGCTTAACTTCGTCGATGCCAACACCACGGCCGGCGGCGACCAGGCGTTCGCCTTCATCGGCACCGGCGCGTTCACCAACAGCGCCGGGCAGTTGCGATACGAACAGGTGGGATCGAGCACCTATGTGTACGGCGACACCAACGGCGACGGATTCGCGGACTTCGCCATCCGCGTCGATGGCAACCACGACTTCGTGACCGGCGACTTCATCCTCTAG
- a CDS encoding SdrD B-like domain-containing protein produces the protein MSVILTKTFSQKMSAAAGETFAAAGEPVATNAPPGPFALAAGDLTLGDRVWYDTDGDGIYEDASETGIEGVAVSLYLDADNDGVADGAAIATVITDVSGAYTFSGLADGNYIVGIDASNFTAGGVLADLSPTGSNPDPDDNVDNDSNGAAQPDGSVTSRTITLTTGAEPTADGTGNNVNTTVDFGFFNTNQAPSISNLPGDSVTWTEGDGAVRLDDGNNAAVSDSDSTNFNEGSLTVSITGGYVAGEDRLGLAEGAVMFFGEPEIGTTVTINGVPIGSIGALSNDEIRIDFNSNATPSRVQALVRSFTFENSGDDAPTGGTRTVSWTLVDGDGTTAGGADTTQFTTTVEVAAVNDPAVAQDDAFATPEQSVVSGSLFADNGNGEDSDPDGQALTVAAVNGAPANVGTQITLPSGALLTVNADGTFSYDPNGAFDATPGAGSGGSNTAPTDSFTYMLADGNTATVVVTVNGTDTAFDEVLGTAGNDTLDGGWGADTMRGFAGNDIYIVDNAGDRVVESIGAGDDSLFTSVSYRLPANFETVVLVGSANIDAVGNGLDNRLYGNSGDNVLNGSTGADYMLGGVGNDTYIVDNLGDRAIENDGEGIDTVRSSVDFRLTRYVENLVLTGTGAIEGIGNAFDNVIVGNAGDNFIHGAGGSDSMRGGEGNDTYVVWNAGDTVVEAAGAGHDTVRTIVDFALGANVEDLILTGAGTISGTGNGLANYMLGNSSANILAGRGGDDAINGAAGNDRLLGEAGNDNLNGGNGADFIVGGTGSDDMTGGAGADLFVFYQGDFGGADPVAADRIRDFSRGEGDIIRLNNVDANTTVGGDQAFAFIGSGAFTGHAGELRYEQLGVDTYVFGDTNGDGTADFAIRVDGSHTFVGGDFIL, from the coding sequence ATGTCCGTCATCCTGACCAAGACCTTTTCGCAGAAGATGTCGGCCGCGGCCGGCGAGACGTTTGCCGCGGCAGGCGAGCCGGTGGCCACGAACGCGCCTCCAGGTCCGTTCGCCTTGGCGGCCGGGGATCTGACGCTTGGCGACCGGGTCTGGTACGACACCGACGGCGACGGCATTTACGAGGACGCGTCGGAAACAGGCATCGAGGGCGTCGCGGTCAGCCTGTACCTGGATGCCGACAATGACGGCGTTGCGGACGGGGCGGCGATCGCGACGGTCATCACGGACGTCAGCGGCGCGTATACGTTCAGCGGCCTTGCCGACGGCAATTACATCGTCGGCATCGATGCTTCCAACTTTACGGCGGGCGGCGTTCTGGCCGACCTGTCGCCGACGGGGTCCAATCCCGATCCGGACGACAACGTCGACAACGACAGCAATGGCGCGGCCCAACCGGACGGCAGCGTGACGAGCCGGACGATCACCCTGACGACGGGCGCCGAGCCGACGGCGGACGGTACGGGCAATAACGTCAACACCACGGTCGACTTCGGCTTTTTCAACACCAACCAGGCACCGTCCATTTCGAACCTGCCGGGCGACAGCGTCACCTGGACGGAAGGCGACGGAGCGGTGCGGCTGGACGACGGCAACAACGCCGCCGTTTCCGATAGCGACAGCACCAATTTCAACGAAGGTTCGCTGACCGTCAGCATCACGGGCGGCTATGTTGCGGGGGAAGACCGCCTTGGTTTGGCGGAAGGCGCCGTGATGTTCTTCGGCGAGCCGGAGATCGGGACAACCGTGACGATCAACGGCGTGCCCATCGGATCGATCGGGGCCCTGTCGAACGACGAAATCCGGATCGACTTCAACAGCAACGCAACGCCGTCGCGCGTGCAGGCACTGGTGCGGTCGTTCACCTTTGAAAACAGCGGCGACGATGCGCCGACCGGCGGCACGCGGACGGTCAGCTGGACGCTGGTCGACGGCGACGGCACGACCGCCGGCGGCGCCGACACCACGCAATTCACGACGACCGTCGAGGTCGCGGCCGTCAACGATCCTGCAGTGGCGCAGGACGACGCCTTCGCCACGCCCGAACAGTCGGTCGTTTCCGGCAGCCTGTTCGCCGACAACGGCAATGGCGAGGACAGCGATCCCGACGGGCAGGCGCTGACGGTCGCCGCGGTCAATGGAGCGCCGGCCAACGTCGGCACGCAGATCACGCTGCCGTCCGGCGCGCTTCTCACCGTCAACGCCGACGGCACCTTCAGCTACGACCCCAATGGCGCGTTCGATGCCACGCCCGGCGCGGGATCGGGCGGGTCCAACACCGCGCCCACGGACAGCTTCACCTACATGTTGGCCGACGGCAACACGGCAACGGTGGTGGTGACGGTCAACGGCACCGACACGGCGTTCGACGAAGTCCTCGGAACGGCGGGCAACGACACGCTGGACGGCGGTTGGGGCGCCGACACGATGCGCGGCTTTGCCGGCAATGACATCTACATCGTCGACAATGCCGGCGACCGGGTCGTCGAAAGCATCGGCGCCGGCGACGACAGCCTGTTCACGTCGGTAAGCTATCGCCTGCCCGCGAATTTCGAGACCGTCGTGTTGGTCGGCAGCGCCAACATCGACGCGGTCGGCAACGGGTTGGACAACCGGCTGTACGGTAACAGCGGCGACAACGTGCTCAACGGGTCGACCGGCGCCGACTACATGCTCGGCGGGGTCGGCAACGACACCTACATCGTCGACAACCTTGGCGACCGGGCGATCGAGAATGACGGCGAAGGCATCGACACGGTGCGCTCGTCGGTCGACTTCCGCCTGACCCGCTATGTCGAGAATCTGGTGCTGACCGGCACCGGCGCGATCGAGGGTATCGGCAACGCCTTCGACAACGTCATCGTCGGCAATGCCGGCGACAACTTCATCCATGGCGCGGGCGGGTCCGACAGCATGCGCGGCGGCGAGGGCAACGACACCTATGTCGTGTGGAACGCCGGCGACACGGTGGTCGAAGCGGCCGGCGCGGGCCACGACACGGTGCGCACGATCGTCGACTTCGCGCTTGGCGCCAACGTCGAGGACCTGATCCTGACCGGTGCCGGGACCATCAGCGGCACCGGCAACGGGCTGGCCAACTACATGCTCGGCAACAGCTCCGCCAACATCCTTGCCGGGCGCGGCGGCGACGATGCGATCAACGGCGCGGCGGGCAACGACCGCCTGCTGGGCGAGGCCGGCAACGACAACCTCAACGGCGGCAACGGCGCCGACTTCATCGTCGGCGGCACCGGGTCGGACGACATGACCGGCGGCGCGGGCGCCGACCTGTTCGTCTTCTACCAGGGCGACTTCGGCGGGGCCGATCCGGTCGCCGCCGACCGCATCCGCGACTTCAGCCGCGGCGAGGGCGACATCATCCGGCTCAACAATGTCGATGCGAACACCACCGTCGGCGGCGACCAGGCGTTCGCCTTCATCGGCAGCGGCGCGTTCACCGGCCACGCCGGCGAACTGCGCTACGAACAGCTGGGGGTCGACACCTACGTGTTCGGCGACACCAACGGCGACGGCACGGCGGACTTCGCCATCCGCGTCGACGGCAGCCACACCTTCGTCGGCGGCGACTTCATCCTGTAA
- a CDS encoding FG-GAP-like repeat-containing protein, translating to MPAPTLTNLSGEVIFSRPVVTTVPQIIDGDVTFNDPDDDFDGATVILSTAGLALAEDQFGIRNEGIGAGRINTIGSNVTYGGVTIGTFEGGVDGQPLTITLNANATSPAVEALIENLTYAHTSATPTAERFLSINVLDAAGNDLNGGFTGAGFTLLEGSDNPFNNLGSQQVSYEVTPTLYDYDGDGDLDIFCGAADGEIHLLRNDGPMNYVQVEGAGNPFGTINTNVSDGELTSIAFLDLDGDNDKDAVILDGQSGIARRYTNNGNGTFSDAGALFDRGYNQHGRMATYDYDNDGDLDLVVGGRDGLMFLYQNNLNNTVTKIDTHPFNVVQLPVGSYPAPTFADIDGDGDLDMVHGNSNGHFIFYRNSNGIFTQEDTFEAPFWSLRTGQNSAPVFDDIDGDGDLDMIAGVTNLSLQGRIEVYRNDGVGWGMTVRVAVDPSAFWNGTPDSDTFAAFTGDNWTIRGLDSDDNLSGSTGNDIINGGTGNDQMTGGAGNDTYVVDSAGDVVVENTGQGIDTVRSSVTHVLAANVERLTLTGTANINATGNALNNLILGNSGNNVINGGAGADIMRGGAGDDSYFASQFGDRAVEANNSGNDTVRSSINFRLANYVETLILTGSDNLEGIGSAQANTIIGNSGNNFIHGAGGADMMSGGAGNDIYVVENAGDQVVESAGEGRDIVYSSVSFTLGANVEDLTLSSNGAVSGTGNNLANSMLGNAAANLLSGLGGNDEIIGGGGNDQLRGGAGADNLNGGNGDDKVDGGVGMDIMSGGTGSDMFIFRDGDFGGATPVTADRIRDFSHGEIDRMDFSLVDANANVAGDQGFQFIGKAAFSAAGQLRFEQIGANTYVFGDTNGDGVADFAVRVDGLQNFVIGDFIL from the coding sequence ATGCCAGCTCCAACTCTGACCAACCTGTCGGGCGAGGTGATCTTCAGCCGGCCGGTGGTCACGACGGTGCCGCAGATCATCGATGGCGATGTCACGTTCAACGATCCGGACGATGATTTCGACGGCGCCACGGTAATCCTGTCCACCGCCGGACTGGCGCTGGCGGAAGATCAATTCGGCATCCGCAACGAAGGGATCGGGGCCGGGCGGATCAACACCATCGGATCGAACGTCACCTATGGCGGCGTGACGATCGGGACGTTCGAGGGCGGCGTCGACGGACAACCGCTGACCATCACGCTCAATGCCAACGCCACCAGCCCCGCGGTCGAAGCGCTGATCGAAAACCTGACCTACGCGCACACCAGCGCGACCCCGACCGCCGAGCGCTTCCTGTCGATCAACGTCCTCGATGCCGCCGGCAACGATCTGAACGGCGGGTTCACCGGCGCCGGGTTCACCCTGCTCGAAGGGTCGGACAATCCGTTCAACAATCTCGGGTCGCAGCAGGTCAGCTACGAAGTGACCCCGACGCTTTACGACTATGACGGCGACGGCGACCTCGACATCTTCTGCGGCGCGGCGGATGGAGAAATCCACCTGCTGCGCAACGACGGCCCGATGAATTACGTGCAAGTCGAGGGCGCGGGCAATCCGTTCGGCACCATCAACACCAACGTGTCCGACGGCGAATTGACGTCGATCGCCTTCCTCGATCTCGACGGCGATAACGACAAGGACGCGGTCATCCTCGACGGGCAGTCGGGGATCGCCCGGCGCTACACCAACAACGGCAACGGCACCTTCAGCGACGCCGGCGCCCTGTTCGACCGCGGCTACAACCAGCACGGGCGCATGGCGACGTACGATTACGACAATGACGGCGACCTGGACCTGGTGGTGGGCGGCCGGGACGGGCTGATGTTCCTGTACCAGAACAACCTCAACAACACCGTCACCAAGATCGACACCCATCCGTTCAACGTCGTTCAACTGCCGGTCGGCAGTTACCCGGCGCCGACCTTTGCCGATATCGACGGCGACGGCGACCTCGACATGGTGCACGGCAATTCCAACGGGCACTTCATCTTCTATCGTAACAGCAACGGAATCTTCACGCAGGAAGACACGTTCGAGGCTCCGTTCTGGAGCTTGCGGACCGGCCAGAATTCGGCGCCGGTGTTCGATGACATCGACGGCGACGGCGACCTCGACATGATTGCCGGCGTCACCAACCTTTCGCTTCAGGGCCGGATCGAGGTCTATCGCAACGACGGCGTCGGCTGGGGCATGACCGTGCGCGTCGCGGTCGATCCGAGCGCCTTCTGGAACGGGACGCCCGACAGCGACACGTTCGCGGCCTTCACCGGCGACAACTGGACGATCCGCGGGCTGGACAGCGACGACAATCTTTCGGGATCGACCGGCAACGACATCATCAATGGCGGAACCGGCAACGACCAGATGACGGGCGGCGCCGGCAACGACACTTATGTCGTGGATTCGGCCGGCGACGTCGTCGTCGAGAACACTGGCCAGGGCATCGACACCGTCAGGTCGTCGGTCACCCACGTGCTGGCGGCCAATGTGGAGCGCCTGACGCTGACCGGCACGGCCAACATCAACGCCACCGGCAACGCGCTCAACAACCTCATCCTTGGCAACAGCGGCAACAACGTCATCAACGGCGGCGCGGGCGCGGACATCATGCGCGGCGGCGCCGGCGACGACAGCTATTTCGCGAGCCAGTTCGGCGACCGGGCGGTCGAAGCCAACAACAGCGGCAACGACACGGTGCGTTCGTCGATCAACTTCCGGCTGGCGAACTACGTCGAGACCCTGATCCTGACGGGCAGCGACAATCTGGAGGGCATCGGCAGCGCCCAGGCCAACACCATCATCGGCAACAGCGGCAACAACTTCATCCACGGGGCCGGCGGCGCGGACATGATGAGCGGCGGCGCCGGCAACGACATCTATGTCGTCGAGAACGCCGGCGACCAGGTCGTCGAGTCCGCGGGCGAAGGTCGCGACATCGTCTATTCGTCGGTCAGCTTTACCCTTGGCGCCAACGTCGAGGACCTGACCCTGTCCAGCAACGGCGCGGTCAGCGGGACAGGCAACAACCTCGCCAATTCGATGCTCGGCAATGCCGCGGCCAACCTGCTGTCCGGGCTGGGCGGCAACGACGAGATCATCGGCGGCGGCGGCAACGACCAGCTTCGCGGCGGCGCCGGCGCGGACAATCTCAACGGCGGCAACGGCGACGACAAGGTCGATGGCGGCGTGGGCATGGACATCATGTCCGGCGGCACCGGGTCGGACATGTTCATTTTCCGCGACGGCGATTTCGGCGGCGCCACACCGGTCACCGCAGACCGGATCCGCGATTTCAGCCACGGCGAGATCGACCGCATGGATTTCAGCCTGGTGGACGCCAACGCCAATGTCGCCGGCGACCAGGGCTTCCAGTTCATCGGCAAGGCCGCCTTCAGCGCCGCGGGCCAATTGCGGTTCGAGCAGATCGGCGCAAATACCTATGTGTTCGGCGATACCAACGGCGACGGCGTGGCGGACTTCGCCGTCCGCGTCGACGGACTGCAGAACTTCGTCATCGGCGACTTCATTCTCTAG
- a CDS encoding FG-GAP-like repeat-containing protein — translation MPAPVLTDLDAEVVFSRPMITAVAQVIDTSLSFSDPDVDFNGAVVTVSSAGIGLAEDQFGIRNQGVGLGRISVVGTNVSYSGVVIGTYSGGVDGQTLRITLNASATNEAVEALLENLTYGNTSANPTPDRYIAINVIDAEGNDLNGGFTGGGFTQLEGAANPFNSLGSQQLSFLVTPTLFDYDNDGDQDIFTGGDDGRIRYLRNDGNGAFSLQVNAANPFNGVDIGQSASIVFLDLDGDGDRDAVIADGLDGRLVRYTNNGNGTFTAGGTLANRGNESLPRMSTYDVDSDGDQDLVVGGRDGAIAVYLNNLNNTLTVASNHPFSGVVLPTGSYPAPTFVDLDGDNDLDMVHGNSNGHFIFYRNSNGVFTQEDTFESPFWGLMAGQNTAPIFLDIDNDGDRDMIVGTTNTGLAGRIEVFRNDGVGWGQLVHVVIDPSAFWYGTPNADSFSAFTGDDWTIVGYESNDTLSGYTGNDVINGGSGVDAMAGGAGDDVFVVDNAGDTVTEFASEGTDQVRSSVSFTLSDNIENLTLISTGNVNGTGNALNNLILGNAGNNIIDGGDGADLMRGGQGDDTYYANQFGDRAVEANNAGNDTVFASINFRLANYVETLTLVGSAPLEGIGNGQANTINGNDGDNFIHGAGGADIMAGGAGSDIYVVENAGDQVIEGAVAGIDSVRSSVSFVLGANIEELVLTGAGVTNGTGNTLDNYILGNAAANILNGGAGNDNMIGGSGNDTLLGDTGADNLNGNNGTDALTGGAGQDAMSGGAGADFFIFANGDFGGATPATADRIRDFSRAEGDRIQLNAVDANSGVAGDQAFAFLGTAAFTGSAGQLRYEQIGSNTYLYGDTNGDRVADFAIRVDGLHSFVIGDFIL, via the coding sequence ATGCCAGCACCAGTTTTGACCGACCTCGATGCCGAGGTCGTTTTCAGCCGTCCGATGATCACCGCCGTCGCGCAGGTGATCGACACCTCCCTGAGTTTCAGCGACCCCGACGTCGACTTCAACGGCGCGGTGGTGACCGTGTCGAGCGCGGGCATCGGGCTGGCCGAGGATCAGTTCGGCATCCGCAACCAGGGTGTCGGGCTGGGCCGGATCAGCGTCGTCGGCACCAACGTCAGCTACAGCGGCGTCGTCATCGGCACCTACAGCGGCGGCGTCGACGGCCAGACGCTGCGCATCACGCTCAATGCCAGCGCCACCAACGAGGCGGTCGAAGCGCTGCTGGAAAACCTGACCTACGGCAACACCAGCGCCAACCCGACGCCCGACCGCTATATCGCGATCAACGTCATCGACGCGGAGGGCAACGACCTTAACGGCGGTTTCACCGGCGGCGGCTTCACCCAGCTGGAAGGCGCGGCCAACCCGTTCAATTCGCTCGGTTCGCAGCAGCTCAGCTTTCTCGTCACGCCGACCCTGTTCGATTACGACAATGACGGCGATCAGGACATTTTCACAGGCGGCGACGACGGTCGGATCCGGTACCTGCGCAATGACGGCAACGGCGCCTTTTCGCTGCAGGTCAACGCGGCCAACCCGTTCAACGGCGTCGATATCGGCCAGAGCGCGTCGATCGTGTTCCTTGACCTCGACGGCGACGGCGACCGGGACGCGGTGATCGCCGACGGGCTGGACGGCCGGCTGGTCCGGTACACCAACAACGGCAACGGCACGTTCACGGCCGGCGGCACCCTTGCCAACCGCGGCAACGAATCCCTGCCCCGCATGTCGACCTATGACGTGGATAGCGACGGCGACCAGGATCTGGTCGTCGGCGGCCGCGACGGCGCGATCGCCGTCTACCTCAACAACCTGAACAACACTCTGACGGTGGCCAGCAACCATCCGTTCAGCGGCGTCGTGCTGCCGACCGGAAGCTATCCGGCGCCGACCTTCGTCGACCTGGACGGCGACAACGACCTGGACATGGTCCACGGCAATTCCAACGGCCACTTCATCTTCTATCGCAACAGCAACGGCGTGTTCACGCAGGAAGACACGTTCGAAAGCCCGTTCTGGGGCCTGATGGCGGGCCAGAACACCGCGCCGATCTTCCTCGACATCGACAATGACGGCGACCGCGACATGATCGTCGGGACCACCAACACCGGCCTTGCCGGGCGGATCGAGGTGTTCCGCAACGACGGCGTCGGATGGGGCCAGCTGGTCCATGTGGTCATCGACCCCAGCGCCTTCTGGTACGGCACGCCCAACGCCGACAGCTTCAGCGCCTTCACCGGCGACGACTGGACCATCGTCGGCTACGAATCCAACGATACCTTGTCCGGTTACACGGGCAACGACGTGATCAACGGCGGCAGCGGCGTGGACGCGATGGCCGGCGGCGCGGGCGACGACGTCTTCGTCGTCGACAATGCCGGCGACACGGTGACCGAATTCGCCAGCGAAGGCACCGACCAGGTCCGGTCGTCGGTCAGCTTCACCCTGTCCGACAATATCGAGAACCTGACGCTGATCAGCACCGGCAACGTCAACGGCACCGGCAATGCGCTGAACAACCTGATCCTCGGCAATGCCGGCAACAACATCATCGACGGCGGCGACGGCGCGGACCTGATGCGCGGCGGCCAGGGCGATGACACCTATTACGCCAACCAGTTCGGCGACCGCGCGGTCGAAGCCAACAACGCCGGCAACGACACGGTCTTCGCATCGATCAACTTCCGGCTCGCCAATTATGTCGAGACTCTCACTTTGGTCGGTAGTGCGCCGCTCGAGGGTATCGGCAACGGGCAGGCCAACACGATCAACGGTAATGACGGCGACAATTTCATCCACGGCGCGGGCGGCGCGGACATCATGGCGGGGGGCGCAGGCAGCGACATCTATGTCGTGGAAAATGCTGGCGACCAGGTCATCGAGGGCGCGGTGGCCGGAATCGATTCCGTGCGGTCGTCGGTCAGCTTCGTGCTGGGCGCCAATATCGAGGAGCTGGTCCTGACCGGCGCCGGGGTTACCAACGGCACCGGCAACACGCTCGACAACTACATCCTCGGCAACGCCGCCGCGAATATCCTGAACGGCGGGGCCGGCAATGACAATATGATCGGCGGCAGCGGCAACGATACACTGCTGGGTGACACTGGCGCCGACAATCTCAACGGCAACAACGGCACCGATGCCCTGACCGGCGGCGCCGGCCAGGACGCCATGAGCGGCGGCGCCGGCGCCGACTTCTTCATCTTCGCCAACGGCGATTTCGGCGGCGCGACGCCGGCGACTGCCGACCGTATCCGCGATTTCAGCCGGGCCGAAGGCGACCGCATCCAGCTCAACGCCGTCGACGCCAACAGCGGGGTCGCCGGCGACCAGGCGTTCGCGTTCCTCGGCACTGCCGCATTCACCGGGTCGGCGGGGCAACTTCGTTACGAACAGATTGGCAGCAACACTTACCTGTACGGCGACACCAACGGCGACCGCGTGGCGGACTTCGCCATTCGCGTCGACGGCTTGCACAGCTTCGTGATCGGCGATTTTATCCTGTAG